Proteins from one Neodiprion fabricii isolate iyNeoFabr1 chromosome 5, iyNeoFabr1.1, whole genome shotgun sequence genomic window:
- the LOC124183264 gene encoding dnaJ homolog subfamily C member 2 isoform X3, with product MALETISVEAVGPVFLFLVSHTKLDGSFKRNDLLPAQDSESFDDEDTTEYKFDDDLEYLRSLDPKEWKEQDHYAVLGMADLRHRATEDDIKRAYKQKILKHHPDKRKAIGEEIRRDDDYFTCITRAWEMLGNPVKRRSYDSIDPGFNDDIPEEKDAKNNFYEISFLQVMGKAFQDNSRWSEKKPVPQLGGPDTPREKVERFYSFWYEFESWREYSYLDEEDKESGQDRDMRKWIEKKNKATRAKRKKEEMTRIRSLVDTAYSLDPRIKKFQRDDKERKTAAKRAKQEAARARQLEEERQLREVAERERVESERKQSEEKARNDALKQEREAQKKAVRRERKAIRDLCKANDYYTNDPGESLKHMESVEKICELFKLARLEDVTRKLQSEGRKGFLEVVEETERKIEEERRAGVEINDRKSCTPERNAKCITVLWTENDLQLLIKAVNLFPAGTNQRWDVVANFINQHGNASSNVTRTAKEVLAKAKDLQATDFSKSSLKDQANKKAFDNFIAEKKGKDGIDDRMPAVTERHDNPLTNGNSNTRILDHSSTQNCGGGEEETFPKEKDVKKETALSWTPVEQKLLEQALKTYSATVPDRWDHIAACIPSRTKKQCMRRYKELVELVKAKKAAQLGK from the exons ATGG CACTTGAGACAATATCCGTGGAGGCTGTGGGGCCAGTCTTTCTTTTCTTGGTATCTCATACCAAGCTGGATGGTTCGTTCAAGCGAAACGATCTGTTACCAGCTCAGGATTCTGAGTCATTCGATGATGAGGATACGACTGAGTACAAATTTGATGATGACTTAGAATATTTGCGATCGCTGGATCCTAAGGAATGGAAAGAACAGGATCATTACGCTGTCCTAGGAATGGCAGATCTGAGACACCGAGCTACGGAAGATGACATTAAGCGAGCCT ataaacagaaaattttgaaacatcaTCCAGACAAACGTAAAGCAATAGGTGAGGAGATTCGTAGAGACGATGATTATTTCACTTGCATAACTCGCGCCTGGGAAATGTTGGGGAATCCTGTAAAGAGACGAAGTTATGATAGCATTGATCCCGGGTTCAATGACGATATCCCAGAGGAGAAAGAcgctaaaaataatttttatgag atttCCTTTTTACAGGTTATGGGAAAAGCGTTTCAGGATAATTCAAGGTGGTCCGAAAAGAAACCAGTGCCACAACTCGGGGGTCCAGACACGCCTAGAGAAAAAGTTGAACGTTTCTATTCATTTTGGTATGAATTTGAGTCCTGGCGTGAATACTCGTACCTTGATGAAGAGGACAAGGAAAGTGGTCAAGA CCGGGACATGCGAAAgtggatagaaaaaaaaaacaaggcaACACGGGCGAAacggaagaaagaagaaatgaCCCGAATTCGTTCATTGGTAGATACTGCCTATAGTTTAGACCCCCGAATAAAGAAGTTTCAACGTGATGACAAGGAGAGGAAGACGGCTGCGAAGCGAGCTAAACAAGAAGCGGCTAGAGCGAGGCAACTGGAAGAAGAACGACAGTTGAGAGAAGTAGCCGAACGAGAACGTGTCGAAAGTGAGAGGAAGCAGTCCGAGGAAAAAGCACGTAACGATGCTTTGAAGCAAGAACGCGAGGCACAGAAGAAAGCCGTTCGTCGTGAACGAAAGGCAATCCGCGACCTTTGCAAGGCAAATGATTATTATACTAATGACCCAGGTGAAAGTCTCAAGCATATGGAAAGCGTTGAAAAGATTTGCGAGTTGTTTAAGCTTGCGAGGCTGGAGGATGTCACGAGAAAGTTACAAAGTGAAGGTCGGAAGGGATTCCTTGAAGTTGTTGAGGAGACAGAGCGCAAAATTGAGGAAGAACGCCGGGCTGGGGTAGAAATTAATGACAGGAAAAGCTGCACTCCTGAGAGAAATGCCAAATGTATCACAGTCCTCTGGACTGAAAACGACCTTCAGCTACTGATCAAGGCCGTGAATTTATTTCCAGCTGGTACTAACCAACGATGGGATGTTGTCGCTAACTTCATCAATCAACACGGTAATGCATCTTCAAATGTTACTCGAACTGCTAAAGAGGTGTTGGCTAAGGCCAAAGACCTGCAGGCAACTGATTTCAGTAAATCTAGCCTCAAAGATCAAGCCAATAAAAAGGCTTTCGATAACTTTATTGCTGAAAAGAAGGGCAAGGATGGTATTGACGATAGAATGCCGGCAGTTACCGAGCGCCATGACAATCCCTTAACGAATGGTAATTCCAACACCAGAATCCTTGACCACAGCTCTACACAAAATTGCGGTGGTggagaagaagaaaccttTCCCAAAGAAAAGGACGTGAAAAAGGAAACAGCTCTGTCTTGGACGCCGGTGGAACAGAAGCTTTTGGAACAGGCCCTGAAGACTTATTCGGCAACCGTACCAGACAGATGGGATCACATTGCTGCTTGTATACCCAGCAGAACGAAAAAGCAGTGCATGAGAAGATATAAG GAACTGGTCGAACTTGTTAAAGCAAAAAAGGCAGCTCAACTGGGTAAATAA
- the LOC124183264 gene encoding dnaJ homolog subfamily C member 2 isoform X1: MELPESGDCIVLSAISPLETISVEAVGPVFLFLVSHTKLDGSFKRNDLLPAQDSESFDDEDTTEYKFDDDLEYLRSLDPKEWKEQDHYAVLGMADLRHRATEDDIKRAYKQKILKHHPDKRKAIGEEIRRDDDYFTCITRAWEMLGNPVKRRSYDSIDPGFNDDIPEEKDAKNNFYEISFLQVMGKAFQDNSRWSEKKPVPQLGGPDTPREKVERFYSFWYEFESWREYSYLDEEDKESGQDRDMRKWIEKKNKATRAKRKKEEMTRIRSLVDTAYSLDPRIKKFQRDDKERKTAAKRAKQEAARARQLEEERQLREVAERERVESERKQSEEKARNDALKQEREAQKKAVRRERKAIRDLCKANDYYTNDPGESLKHMESVEKICELFKLARLEDVTRKLQSEGRKGFLEVVEETERKIEEERRAGVEINDRKSCTPERNAKCITVLWTENDLQLLIKAVNLFPAGTNQRWDVVANFINQHGNASSNVTRTAKEVLAKAKDLQATDFSKSSLKDQANKKAFDNFIAEKKGKDGIDDRMPAVTERHDNPLTNGNSNTRILDHSSTQNCGGGEEETFPKEKDVKKETALSWTPVEQKLLEQALKTYSATVPDRWDHIAACIPSRTKKQCMRRYKELVELVKAKKAAQLGK, translated from the exons ATGGAGCTTCCAGAATCCGGAGATTGTATTGTCCTTAGCGCGATATCAC CACTTGAGACAATATCCGTGGAGGCTGTGGGGCCAGTCTTTCTTTTCTTGGTATCTCATACCAAGCTGGATGGTTCGTTCAAGCGAAACGATCTGTTACCAGCTCAGGATTCTGAGTCATTCGATGATGAGGATACGACTGAGTACAAATTTGATGATGACTTAGAATATTTGCGATCGCTGGATCCTAAGGAATGGAAAGAACAGGATCATTACGCTGTCCTAGGAATGGCAGATCTGAGACACCGAGCTACGGAAGATGACATTAAGCGAGCCT ataaacagaaaattttgaaacatcaTCCAGACAAACGTAAAGCAATAGGTGAGGAGATTCGTAGAGACGATGATTATTTCACTTGCATAACTCGCGCCTGGGAAATGTTGGGGAATCCTGTAAAGAGACGAAGTTATGATAGCATTGATCCCGGGTTCAATGACGATATCCCAGAGGAGAAAGAcgctaaaaataatttttatgag atttCCTTTTTACAGGTTATGGGAAAAGCGTTTCAGGATAATTCAAGGTGGTCCGAAAAGAAACCAGTGCCACAACTCGGGGGTCCAGACACGCCTAGAGAAAAAGTTGAACGTTTCTATTCATTTTGGTATGAATTTGAGTCCTGGCGTGAATACTCGTACCTTGATGAAGAGGACAAGGAAAGTGGTCAAGA CCGGGACATGCGAAAgtggatagaaaaaaaaaacaaggcaACACGGGCGAAacggaagaaagaagaaatgaCCCGAATTCGTTCATTGGTAGATACTGCCTATAGTTTAGACCCCCGAATAAAGAAGTTTCAACGTGATGACAAGGAGAGGAAGACGGCTGCGAAGCGAGCTAAACAAGAAGCGGCTAGAGCGAGGCAACTGGAAGAAGAACGACAGTTGAGAGAAGTAGCCGAACGAGAACGTGTCGAAAGTGAGAGGAAGCAGTCCGAGGAAAAAGCACGTAACGATGCTTTGAAGCAAGAACGCGAGGCACAGAAGAAAGCCGTTCGTCGTGAACGAAAGGCAATCCGCGACCTTTGCAAGGCAAATGATTATTATACTAATGACCCAGGTGAAAGTCTCAAGCATATGGAAAGCGTTGAAAAGATTTGCGAGTTGTTTAAGCTTGCGAGGCTGGAGGATGTCACGAGAAAGTTACAAAGTGAAGGTCGGAAGGGATTCCTTGAAGTTGTTGAGGAGACAGAGCGCAAAATTGAGGAAGAACGCCGGGCTGGGGTAGAAATTAATGACAGGAAAAGCTGCACTCCTGAGAGAAATGCCAAATGTATCACAGTCCTCTGGACTGAAAACGACCTTCAGCTACTGATCAAGGCCGTGAATTTATTTCCAGCTGGTACTAACCAACGATGGGATGTTGTCGCTAACTTCATCAATCAACACGGTAATGCATCTTCAAATGTTACTCGAACTGCTAAAGAGGTGTTGGCTAAGGCCAAAGACCTGCAGGCAACTGATTTCAGTAAATCTAGCCTCAAAGATCAAGCCAATAAAAAGGCTTTCGATAACTTTATTGCTGAAAAGAAGGGCAAGGATGGTATTGACGATAGAATGCCGGCAGTTACCGAGCGCCATGACAATCCCTTAACGAATGGTAATTCCAACACCAGAATCCTTGACCACAGCTCTACACAAAATTGCGGTGGTggagaagaagaaaccttTCCCAAAGAAAAGGACGTGAAAAAGGAAACAGCTCTGTCTTGGACGCCGGTGGAACAGAAGCTTTTGGAACAGGCCCTGAAGACTTATTCGGCAACCGTACCAGACAGATGGGATCACATTGCTGCTTGTATACCCAGCAGAACGAAAAAGCAGTGCATGAGAAGATATAAG GAACTGGTCGAACTTGTTAAAGCAAAAAAGGCAGCTCAACTGGGTAAATAA
- the LOC124183264 gene encoding dnaJ homolog subfamily C member 2 isoform X2, which translates to MELPESGDCIVLSAISPLETISVEAVGPVFLFLVSHTKLDGSFKRNDLLPAQDSESFDDEDTTEYKFDDDLEYLRSLDPKEWKEQDHYAVLGMADLRHRATEDDIKRAYKQKILKHHPDKRKAIGEEIRRDDDYFTCITRAWEMLGNPVKRRSYDSIDPGFNDDIPEEKDAKNNFYEVMGKAFQDNSRWSEKKPVPQLGGPDTPREKVERFYSFWYEFESWREYSYLDEEDKESGQDRDMRKWIEKKNKATRAKRKKEEMTRIRSLVDTAYSLDPRIKKFQRDDKERKTAAKRAKQEAARARQLEEERQLREVAERERVESERKQSEEKARNDALKQEREAQKKAVRRERKAIRDLCKANDYYTNDPGESLKHMESVEKICELFKLARLEDVTRKLQSEGRKGFLEVVEETERKIEEERRAGVEINDRKSCTPERNAKCITVLWTENDLQLLIKAVNLFPAGTNQRWDVVANFINQHGNASSNVTRTAKEVLAKAKDLQATDFSKSSLKDQANKKAFDNFIAEKKGKDGIDDRMPAVTERHDNPLTNGNSNTRILDHSSTQNCGGGEEETFPKEKDVKKETALSWTPVEQKLLEQALKTYSATVPDRWDHIAACIPSRTKKQCMRRYKELVELVKAKKAAQLGK; encoded by the exons ATGGAGCTTCCAGAATCCGGAGATTGTATTGTCCTTAGCGCGATATCAC CACTTGAGACAATATCCGTGGAGGCTGTGGGGCCAGTCTTTCTTTTCTTGGTATCTCATACCAAGCTGGATGGTTCGTTCAAGCGAAACGATCTGTTACCAGCTCAGGATTCTGAGTCATTCGATGATGAGGATACGACTGAGTACAAATTTGATGATGACTTAGAATATTTGCGATCGCTGGATCCTAAGGAATGGAAAGAACAGGATCATTACGCTGTCCTAGGAATGGCAGATCTGAGACACCGAGCTACGGAAGATGACATTAAGCGAGCCT ataaacagaaaattttgaaacatcaTCCAGACAAACGTAAAGCAATAGGTGAGGAGATTCGTAGAGACGATGATTATTTCACTTGCATAACTCGCGCCTGGGAAATGTTGGGGAATCCTGTAAAGAGACGAAGTTATGATAGCATTGATCCCGGGTTCAATGACGATATCCCAGAGGAGAAAGAcgctaaaaataatttttatgag GTTATGGGAAAAGCGTTTCAGGATAATTCAAGGTGGTCCGAAAAGAAACCAGTGCCACAACTCGGGGGTCCAGACACGCCTAGAGAAAAAGTTGAACGTTTCTATTCATTTTGGTATGAATTTGAGTCCTGGCGTGAATACTCGTACCTTGATGAAGAGGACAAGGAAAGTGGTCAAGA CCGGGACATGCGAAAgtggatagaaaaaaaaaacaaggcaACACGGGCGAAacggaagaaagaagaaatgaCCCGAATTCGTTCATTGGTAGATACTGCCTATAGTTTAGACCCCCGAATAAAGAAGTTTCAACGTGATGACAAGGAGAGGAAGACGGCTGCGAAGCGAGCTAAACAAGAAGCGGCTAGAGCGAGGCAACTGGAAGAAGAACGACAGTTGAGAGAAGTAGCCGAACGAGAACGTGTCGAAAGTGAGAGGAAGCAGTCCGAGGAAAAAGCACGTAACGATGCTTTGAAGCAAGAACGCGAGGCACAGAAGAAAGCCGTTCGTCGTGAACGAAAGGCAATCCGCGACCTTTGCAAGGCAAATGATTATTATACTAATGACCCAGGTGAAAGTCTCAAGCATATGGAAAGCGTTGAAAAGATTTGCGAGTTGTTTAAGCTTGCGAGGCTGGAGGATGTCACGAGAAAGTTACAAAGTGAAGGTCGGAAGGGATTCCTTGAAGTTGTTGAGGAGACAGAGCGCAAAATTGAGGAAGAACGCCGGGCTGGGGTAGAAATTAATGACAGGAAAAGCTGCACTCCTGAGAGAAATGCCAAATGTATCACAGTCCTCTGGACTGAAAACGACCTTCAGCTACTGATCAAGGCCGTGAATTTATTTCCAGCTGGTACTAACCAACGATGGGATGTTGTCGCTAACTTCATCAATCAACACGGTAATGCATCTTCAAATGTTACTCGAACTGCTAAAGAGGTGTTGGCTAAGGCCAAAGACCTGCAGGCAACTGATTTCAGTAAATCTAGCCTCAAAGATCAAGCCAATAAAAAGGCTTTCGATAACTTTATTGCTGAAAAGAAGGGCAAGGATGGTATTGACGATAGAATGCCGGCAGTTACCGAGCGCCATGACAATCCCTTAACGAATGGTAATTCCAACACCAGAATCCTTGACCACAGCTCTACACAAAATTGCGGTGGTggagaagaagaaaccttTCCCAAAGAAAAGGACGTGAAAAAGGAAACAGCTCTGTCTTGGACGCCGGTGGAACAGAAGCTTTTGGAACAGGCCCTGAAGACTTATTCGGCAACCGTACCAGACAGATGGGATCACATTGCTGCTTGTATACCCAGCAGAACGAAAAAGCAGTGCATGAGAAGATATAAG GAACTGGTCGAACTTGTTAAAGCAAAAAAGGCAGCTCAACTGGGTAAATAA
- the LOC124183264 gene encoding dnaJ homolog subfamily C member 2 isoform X4, translated as MADLRHRATEDDIKRAYKQKILKHHPDKRKAIGEEIRRDDDYFTCITRAWEMLGNPVKRRSYDSIDPGFNDDIPEEKDAKNNFYEISFLQVMGKAFQDNSRWSEKKPVPQLGGPDTPREKVERFYSFWYEFESWREYSYLDEEDKESGQDRDMRKWIEKKNKATRAKRKKEEMTRIRSLVDTAYSLDPRIKKFQRDDKERKTAAKRAKQEAARARQLEEERQLREVAERERVESERKQSEEKARNDALKQEREAQKKAVRRERKAIRDLCKANDYYTNDPGESLKHMESVEKICELFKLARLEDVTRKLQSEGRKGFLEVVEETERKIEEERRAGVEINDRKSCTPERNAKCITVLWTENDLQLLIKAVNLFPAGTNQRWDVVANFINQHGNASSNVTRTAKEVLAKAKDLQATDFSKSSLKDQANKKAFDNFIAEKKGKDGIDDRMPAVTERHDNPLTNGNSNTRILDHSSTQNCGGGEEETFPKEKDVKKETALSWTPVEQKLLEQALKTYSATVPDRWDHIAACIPSRTKKQCMRRYKELVELVKAKKAAQLGK; from the exons ATGGCAGATCTGAGACACCGAGCTACGGAAGATGACATTAAGCGAGCCT ataaacagaaaattttgaaacatcaTCCAGACAAACGTAAAGCAATAGGTGAGGAGATTCGTAGAGACGATGATTATTTCACTTGCATAACTCGCGCCTGGGAAATGTTGGGGAATCCTGTAAAGAGACGAAGTTATGATAGCATTGATCCCGGGTTCAATGACGATATCCCAGAGGAGAAAGAcgctaaaaataatttttatgag atttCCTTTTTACAGGTTATGGGAAAAGCGTTTCAGGATAATTCAAGGTGGTCCGAAAAGAAACCAGTGCCACAACTCGGGGGTCCAGACACGCCTAGAGAAAAAGTTGAACGTTTCTATTCATTTTGGTATGAATTTGAGTCCTGGCGTGAATACTCGTACCTTGATGAAGAGGACAAGGAAAGTGGTCAAGA CCGGGACATGCGAAAgtggatagaaaaaaaaaacaaggcaACACGGGCGAAacggaagaaagaagaaatgaCCCGAATTCGTTCATTGGTAGATACTGCCTATAGTTTAGACCCCCGAATAAAGAAGTTTCAACGTGATGACAAGGAGAGGAAGACGGCTGCGAAGCGAGCTAAACAAGAAGCGGCTAGAGCGAGGCAACTGGAAGAAGAACGACAGTTGAGAGAAGTAGCCGAACGAGAACGTGTCGAAAGTGAGAGGAAGCAGTCCGAGGAAAAAGCACGTAACGATGCTTTGAAGCAAGAACGCGAGGCACAGAAGAAAGCCGTTCGTCGTGAACGAAAGGCAATCCGCGACCTTTGCAAGGCAAATGATTATTATACTAATGACCCAGGTGAAAGTCTCAAGCATATGGAAAGCGTTGAAAAGATTTGCGAGTTGTTTAAGCTTGCGAGGCTGGAGGATGTCACGAGAAAGTTACAAAGTGAAGGTCGGAAGGGATTCCTTGAAGTTGTTGAGGAGACAGAGCGCAAAATTGAGGAAGAACGCCGGGCTGGGGTAGAAATTAATGACAGGAAAAGCTGCACTCCTGAGAGAAATGCCAAATGTATCACAGTCCTCTGGACTGAAAACGACCTTCAGCTACTGATCAAGGCCGTGAATTTATTTCCAGCTGGTACTAACCAACGATGGGATGTTGTCGCTAACTTCATCAATCAACACGGTAATGCATCTTCAAATGTTACTCGAACTGCTAAAGAGGTGTTGGCTAAGGCCAAAGACCTGCAGGCAACTGATTTCAGTAAATCTAGCCTCAAAGATCAAGCCAATAAAAAGGCTTTCGATAACTTTATTGCTGAAAAGAAGGGCAAGGATGGTATTGACGATAGAATGCCGGCAGTTACCGAGCGCCATGACAATCCCTTAACGAATGGTAATTCCAACACCAGAATCCTTGACCACAGCTCTACACAAAATTGCGGTGGTggagaagaagaaaccttTCCCAAAGAAAAGGACGTGAAAAAGGAAACAGCTCTGTCTTGGACGCCGGTGGAACAGAAGCTTTTGGAACAGGCCCTGAAGACTTATTCGGCAACCGTACCAGACAGATGGGATCACATTGCTGCTTGTATACCCAGCAGAACGAAAAAGCAGTGCATGAGAAGATATAAG GAACTGGTCGAACTTGTTAAAGCAAAAAAGGCAGCTCAACTGGGTAAATAA
- the LOC124183265 gene encoding RNA-binding protein squid-like, with product MAAVEYYQNENNEEEETTPTTTMIPGGGGGLGSNAIGGVVQHQQGQQATAGIPGRDDERKLFVGGLSRHTTDKELRDHFGKFGEIESISVKIDPYTGVSRGFAFMVFTNPKTIDKLLTSGEHYINKRKVDPKRVSKKAQHGKIFVGGLTPEITDDDIKTYFGQYGTIVELQAPFDKLKNQRKGFCFVTFDSREVVYKLLKTPKQIINGKEVDVKKVKVNPEASRQGFWGNQGYGYYGGGYGYIPEYANGYQGGYDDSYAAYDYTGYEGYENAGYSTQAKPRGNGQGPRQFQRHQPY from the coding sequence ATGGCCGCCGTCGAGTATTATCAGAACGAGAATAACGAGGAAGAGGAAACGacgccgacgacgacgatgatacCCGGTGGTGGAGGTGGTCTCGGTTCGAACGCGATCGGTGGCGTTGTCCAGCACCAGCAAGGTCAACAGGCGACCGCCGGTATACCGGGACGTGACGACGAACGAAAGCTTTTCGTCGGCGGCCTGTCGCGTCACACGACCGACAAGGAGCTCCGTGATCATTTCGGTAAGTTCGGCGAGATTGAGAGCATATCTGTGAAGATAGATCCGTACACCGGTGTATCACGTGGCTTCGCATTCATGGTATTCACCAATCCCAAAACAATTGACAAACTTCTTACATCTGGTGAACACTACATCAATAAGCGAAAAGTTGACCCCAAGCGGGTCAGCAAAAAAGCTCAGCATGGCAAGATATTTGTCGGTGGTCTTACCCCAGAAATAACTGACGATGACATAAAGACGTACTTTGGGCAATACGGTACAATCGTTGAACTTCAGGCACCTTTCGACAAGCTTAAGAACCAGCGCAAGGGCTTCTGCTTTGTGACATTTGATTCGCGGGAAGTTGTTTATAAATTACTAAAAACACCGAAGCAGATAATTAATGGAAAGGAGGTAGATGTAAAAAAAGTCAAGGTCAATCCCGAGGCTAGCCGACAAGGGTTTTGGGGTAATCAGGGATACGGCTATTATGGCGGTGGTTATGGTTATATACCAGAGTACGCTAATGGATACCAGGGCGGATACGACGATTCCTACGCCGCCTATGACTACACTGGTTATGAGGGCTATGAGAATGCTGGCTATTCGACACAGGCTAAGCCGCGAGGCAATGGGCAAGGGCCGCGGCAGTTCCAGAGACACCAGCCTTATTAG